The Leifsonia poae region TCACCTTCGACTCGTACGTCAAAGAGCTGGCGCATGCCGAAGCCACCTGGGACAAGACCGAGAAGGTCGGCCGGGTCGCCCTCGACTGAGCCGCCCGCCCGACAAAGAGTCGGGCCGGGCATCCGGCCTCAGTCGACGATGGTGAGCTGCACCGGAACGTTGCCCCGGGTGGCGTTCGAATACGGGCACACCAGGTGTGCGGCCTCGGCGAGCTGCTCCGCCTGTTCCCGACCGAGACGCGGGATGTAGACGTCCAGTTCAACAGCGAGCGCGAATCCGCCTTCGCCGTTCGGGCCGATGCCGACGCTCGCCGAGACCGCGGCGTCGGTGGTGTCGAGTTTCTCGCGGCGACCGACCGCATGCACGGCGCTCAGGAAGCAGGCGGCGTAACCGGCGGCGAAGAGCTGTTCGGGGTTGGTTCCCTCACCCGACCCGCCCATCTCTTTGGGCGGGCGCGTGTCGAGGTCGAGCAGATCGTCTTCGCTGCGGACGTGTCCGTCCCGTCCCCCACCTGAAGCGTGTGCGATTGCGGTGTAAGCGATGTCCATGGCCTCAGCCCATACCAGCGATCTGAACGGCGGCTGGGAGCGCGCGGCCAGAGCGGGTGTAGGGCGGCGGTCTCAGCCGCGCGAACCCGACTCCGGCCGCGGCACAGCGAACGGCTGATCCGAGAACTCCTCCAGCAGCGGCCACAGTCGTGCGCCGACGCGCGCGCTGCGTGTCGTGCGGGTGGCGCCGACGACAGCCGGCGCTCCCCGGGTGACCTGCCGGGGGCCGAAGTACTGGCCGCCGACCGCATCCGGGTCGAGTGCGGCGCGCACGACCGGCCAGGCGCCACGGTCTTTGCCCTGCGTCCACCCGGACTGCAGGTTGTCCGCGAACCGCTTGAGTCTCGAGGGCTGGTTCACGCCGCGCACACCCGGCGTGCGGCCCGAGGTCGAATACCCCGGATGCGCGACAAGAGCGGACACCCCGCTGCCCGCCTGCCGCAGCCGGCGGTCGAGCTCGAACCCGAACACCTGCAGGGCGATCTTCGACCGCGCGTACGCCGTCCAGGCGTCGTACGACCCGGACAGCTGCAGATCGTCGAGCGGGAACCGGGCGAGCCGTGTGGCCAGTGAGCCGAGCGAGATCACCCGCGAGTCGGTCGTGCGCTCCAACACCGGCAGGGCGAGCGCCGTGAGCCGGAAGTGGCCGAGCACATTCGTGGCGAGCACCAGCTCGTTGCCATAGGCATCCGTCGCCCGCTTGGACGGGGGATGCACGATTCCGGCGTTGAGGATGAGCAGATCGACCCGCTCACGGTCGAGCAGGGCGGCGGCTGCTTCGTCAACCGAGGCGCGATCGGTCACCTCGAGCGGCATCGCCTCCACGCTCGCGCCCGGAACCCGGCGCCGGATGGCGCTGACCGCGGCCTCCGCACGCTCCGGGTCGCGGCAGGCGAGCACGACATGGGCGCCGGCCCGGGCCAGCTGCTCGCTTGCGAAATACCCGATCCCGGCGTTCGCCCCGGTGACCACCGCTGTCTTGCCCGAGGCGGAGGGCAGGGCGGCCGGGTTCCAGTTCACCGGGTGCTCTCGGTGGCGATCCGCTCGTGGTGGTGGATGACCTCGGCGATGATGAAAGTGAGGAACTTCTCCGCGAACGCCGGGTCGAGGTGGCTCTCCTCGGCCAGCGCCCGCAACCGCTCCACCTGTTCGCGCTCGCGCTGCGGGTCGGCGGCGGGCAGGCCGTATTCCGCCTTCAGCGTTCCGACCTGCTGCGTGAACTTGAAGCGCTCAGCGAGCATGTGTACGAGTGCCGCGTCGATATTGTCGATGCTCTGCCGGATGCTGTGCAGCCGGGCGATCGCCTCGGCCTCGTCTTCGTTCTGACCCATGGAACGACACTAGCCGTTAGAGACTCGGCGAGCGGTCGGCGAGCACGCGGGAGAGCACGGGTCGTGTCGCCGCGAGCCCCAGCCAGACGACCAGGATGCCCGCGGCGAGGCACGCCACGATCATCGCGATGCTCGCGGGCGCCAGCAGCAGGGCGAAACCCGTGAGGGGGAAGATCACGACGGCGGCCGTGAGGGCGGAGCCGATCGCCGTGATCCGGAGCGGGGACATGATGGCGCGGGTGCGCGCCGCGTTCATGGTCTCCTCGGGCATGCCGATCCGGTCGAGACTCACATAGAGCTCTCGGCGGTCGAGCACAGCGGAGGCTTGGTTGACCCCCACGGAGCAGGCGACCATGAGGAACGAAGCGATGACGGTGATGATCACGCCGGTGCGCACATCCGCGTAGAGCTGGAGGGACTCCTGATCGGCCGGCGCGCGGTCGGCCGCGAAGCCGAGCAGCGCGACTCCGACACCCGCGAACACAGCCATGAAGCTCGTCATCGCCACACCCGACACCTGCCGCCAGGCGGCTTTCGGCGACTCGAGGACGCTGCGGGCCGCCAGCAGCCGCGTGACCGTCTTCGCCCGTTTCGCCTGACCCGAAGCGACGAGCCGGATGACCCAGGGTCCGACAAGGTTGAGCACGGCGACGGTGCCGCCGAAGCCGAGGGCGAGCACGGCGAGGATCACGCCGAACCCGTCGGCGAGGCTCAGCGCGCTCATGGCCAGGAACGTGACCACGACCACCGCGGCACCGATGGCGAACCGCACCCAGTGCATCCGCGGCGCCACCTGTTTCGTGCGCACGCCGAGCGGTGTGACGATCACGCTCCGCAGCCCGACGATCGCGCTGACGGCGGCGAGCCCGGCGATCGCCAGCACGGCCAGCACGAGGAGCACCGGATGCAGGAAGACCGCGGCGGCGCCGAGCGGGGCGCCCCGGAACGGGATGAGTCCGACGAGCGGAACGGCTGCGAAGTAGACGACGACGCCCGCGAGCGCGCCGACCACCGCCGTCACAGTCGACTCGATCACGGTGAGAGCGCCGACCATCCCGGGCGTCGCCCCGAGCAGCCGAAGGCTCGCGAGCCGGTCGTCGCGTCGGCGGGCGGAGAGACGGGCGGCCGAGCCGCCCAGCGCGACGAGCGGCACGACGAGCAGGGCCAGAGCGACGACGGCGAGCAGTTGGTAGAGGAAGACGGTGTCGCCTCGCCAGGAGAAGAACGCCTGCGCCCCGCCGCTGACGATGAGCAGCAGGGCGGTGACGACCGCGAACGCGACCACGGGGAGCACGATCGTCGAGCGGTCGGCGGCGGCACGGCGGGAGAGCAGCCACGCGATCCGCAGCGTGGTCACGCGGTCACCGCCTCGTCGACGATGCGGCCGTCCGCGAGCTGAAGCACGCGCGAGCAGCGGGCGGCGACGCCCTCGTCATGCGTCACGACCACGAGGGAACGGCCACGGCCGATGGTGGAGCCGATCAGCGCATCCATCACCTCGGCCGAGGTGTGCGAGTCGAGGGCTCCGGTCGGCTCGTCGGCGAAGACGATGGATGCGCCGGTCACCTGGGCGCGCGCGATCGCGACGCGCTGGGCCTGGCCGCCCGAGAGCTGGCCGATCCTCCTGGACTCGAAACCGGCCAATCCGAGCGCGGCCAGCCAGCCGGCCGCGTCGTGCTCGGCGATCGGCCGGGCGACGCCGCCGAGCATCAGCGGCAGGGCCACGTTCTCCACGGCCGTGAGCTCGGGCAGCAGGAACCCTTGCTGGAAGACGAAGCCGAACGCCTCCCGCCGCAGCCGCGAGCGCTCCTTCTCGCTGAGCTGGACGATGCTCACCGGTCCGCTCGCCAGGGCGAGATCGATGGAACCGGCGTCGGGTCGGATGATCCCGGCGAGGCAGTGCAGCAGGGTGGTCTTGCCGGAACCGGATGCACCCATGATCGCGACCGACTCCCCGGCGGCGACACGGAAGTCGACACCGGCGAGGGCGACGGCCGCACCGTAGGTCTTGGTGAGGGCGACAGCGGACAGCACGGGCGGAGGGGCAACAGAAGTCATGACCCCATGCTCGCCAGACGGGCGGGGCCGGCACATCCGCCCTCCGCGCCATCCTTGCCGACTCGCGTCATCCTTGCGACGGAGACGAAACCGGGCCAGGCGGCCCTCGACGACGGCCGAGGTGGCGGATACGGTGGGTCAGTGACCCAGAAACATCGCACCATTCCCGCCGACGCCGATTCCGCCCGGGCCCTCGCCGAAACCGGCCTGCGGCTCGCCGTCGTCAGTCCCGACGACGACGCAGACCTCGACAACTGGATTCGGGCCGACTTCCGCGGCTTCCTCGGCGAGCACCCCAAGCCGGAGGTGCTGGCCGAGTCGCGCGGCTACTTCCGCGACAATCGCAATACGGCGGTGTACGACGATGCGATCCCCTCGGCAGAGGCGCCAGTCGGCACTCTCGGCGCCTGGGCCGACCCGCTCACGGTTCCCGGCGGCGCCCGGGTCGATGCCTGGGCGATCAGTTCGGTGACGGTCGCTCCGACGCATCGCCGGCGCGGCATCGCCCGCGCCCTGCTCACCGGCGAGCTGCGCACCGCGAACGCCCTCGGGCTTCCGCTGGCCATCCTCACCGTCTCCGAATCGGTGATCTACGGCCGCTGGGGGTTCGGTCCGGCCACGTTCGCGAGCGAATGGCGCGTCGACACGAAGCGGGTGAGCTGGGGCGGGGCGGAGACGACCGGTCGGCTCTCCTTCACCGAGCCGGAGGCCTACCGCGAGACCGGCCGCGCCGTGCTCGACCGGGTGATGGCGGGACGGGCGGGCGAAATCGGCCTCAGCCGGTACCACGCCGACCGGCTGATCGGACCGCTCAAGGGGAGCGTCGACGCCGACAAGTACCGCCTGGTGCGCTACGACTCTCCGGCCGGCGAGCCTGAAGGTTTCGTCAGCTATGTCGTGAAAGACACCGCCGACTTCGTCAAGCACACCGTGGAGGTCGTGCACCTCGCTGCCGCGACCGACGCCGCCCTCACAGCGCTCTGGCGCTACCTGATAGACCTCGACCTCGTCTCGGAGGTGCATGTCAGCACGCGCGGGGTCGACGAGCCGCTGCCCTTCCTCGTCTCGGATGTGCGCGGTGCCGCGGTCGCCGGCATCGAAGATCATCTGTGGCTGCGCATCCTCGATGTGCCCGCCGCCCTGACCGCACGCACCTACGAGCGCGACGGCGAGCTCGTGCTCGACATCACCGACAAGCTCGGCTTCGCCTCCGGCCGCTACCGTCTGAGCGTCGACGACGGTGTCGCCCGTGTGACCCCGACCGACGACGCCCCCGACGTGACGCTCCCGGTCGCCTCACTCGGCAGCGTGTATCTCGGCCACGACGCGGCACGCGGTCTCGCCGTCGCCGGCCGGATCGCGGGCGACGCGAATGCGCTCGACCGTCTGTTCCGCACGGCGGTTCCCCCGCGCCTCAGCACCTGGTTCTGAGCGGGCGGGAACTAGTCCACCAGATCGTGGCGGGAGATGATCTCGTCGCGAGCAGGCCCGACGCCGATCGCCGAGATGCGGGCGCCGGAAAGCCGCTCGAGGGCGAGCACGTAGTCTTGGGCGTTCTGCGGCAGGTCTTCGAAGGAGCGGCAGCCGCTGATGTCCTCGGTCCAGCCGGGGAACTCTTCGTAGATCGGCACCGCGTGGTGGAAGTCGCTCTGCGACGCGGGCACCTCGTCGTGGCGCACTCCGTCGACGTCGTAGGCGACGCAGACCGGGATGCGCTCGATGCCGGTGAGCGTGTCGAGCTTGGTGAGCACGAAATCGGTGACGCCGTTGATTCGTGCCGTGTAGCGCGCGATCGGGGCGTCGTACCATCCGGTGCGGCGCGGGCGACCCGTCGTGGTGCCGAACTCGAAGCCACGCTCACGCAGAAACTCGCCCCACTCGTCGAACAGTTCGGTCGGGAAGGGGCCGGCTCCGACGCGGGTCGTGTACGCCTTGACGATGCCGATGACCCGGTCGATGCGGTTCGGGCCGATGCCCGACCCGGTGGCGGCCCCGCCCGAGGTGGAGTTCGAGGAGGTGACGAACGGGTAGGTGCCGTGGTCCACGTCGAGCATGGTGGCCTGGCCGCCCTCGAAGAGCACGTACTGGCCGGCCACGAGCGCCTCGTGCAGCAGCAGGCTGGAGTCGACGACCATCGGGCGCAGGCGTTCGGCGTAGCGCAGCAGGTCGTCGACGACCTCGTCGACCGAGATCGCACGTCGGTTGTAGATCTTCACCAGCAGGTGGTTCTTCTGGTCGAGCGCACCCTCGACCTTCTGACGCAGGATGTTCTCGTCGAAGAGGTCTTGGATGCGGATGCCGACGCGGTTGATCTTGTCGGCGTAGGTCGGGCCGATGCCGCGCCCGGTCGTGCCGATCTGGCGCTTGCCGAGGAACCGCTCGGTCACCTTGTCGATGGTGCGGTGGTACTGGGTGATCACATGGGCGTTCGAGCTGACCTTGAGGCGCGAGACGTCGACGCCGCGGGCGATGAGCGCATCCAGTTCTTCGAACAGCACCTCGATGTCGACGACGACACCGTTCGCGATCACCGGCGTGACGCCCTCGGTCAGGATGCCGGAGGGCAGCAGGTGCAGCGCGTACTTCTCGTTGCCGACCACGACGGTGTGGCCGGCGTTGTTGCCGCCGTTGAACTTGACGACGTAGTCGATGCGGCTGCCGAGGAGGTCGGTGGCTTTGCCTTTGCCTTCGTCGCCCCACTGGGCGCCGATGATCACAATCGCGGGCACTTTTCAGTCCTCTCGATGGGGGATGGAGTGCGCCGGGCGGCCGGGGCCTGACTACCGTCGCACTCGATCCTATCGCGCCACTATCTTGCACAGCGATGTGCAAGATAGTACGATGGTGCCGTGCCCACGACCTCGACTCCACCGCCGCCCCGCGCGCCGCGACGCGACGCCGCCGAGAACCGCGAAGCCATCCTCGTGGCCGCGGCCGCCGAACTCAACGAAGACATCGACGCCTCACTCGAGGCGATCGCCAACCGCGCCGGCCTCAGCCGGCGGGCGATCTACGGGCACTTCGCCACCCGCGACGACCTGCTCGTCGCCGTGTTCACCCGCGGCGCCGCCCGCCTGGCCGCCCTGCTCGAGCCGGTGTCGCATCGGGACGCCCGGGTGGAGATCGCGCTCTTCGGCGCCACTCTCTGGGCCGAGGTCGAACATGTGCGCGTCGCGGCCGAGCTCGCCGTGCGCGGTCCGTACCGCGAACAGGTCGGCGACGCCCTCGAACCGGCGCGACGACGCCTGCGCCGAACACTGGAACGCGGCATCGTCGCGGGACAGGTGCGGGAAGACATCGACCTCGGCACGCTGTCGCGGCTGGTCGAGAACGCCGCCGTCTCCGTGCTCGACGAGGCGACCCGCACCGGGCTCTCCCGCGAGGCCGGGCACCGGCTCGTCATGCTCGCCGGGCTGAGCGCCGCCGGGCTCGGCTGGCGCGAGGCGGATACGCTGATCGCGCAGGCTCCAGAACTCGCCTTCGAGGAGGCCTCCGCATGAAGATCGTTCTCGACCAGGTCGCCAAGGGCGCGCACAATGCGGCGCTTCCCCCACCTCCGCCGCCTTCCAGACCGGTGAGGTCACCCTGGCACGGGCCGAGACCGAGCAACGCCCGACCGTGCTCGGGCTCATCGCATCCGGCCGGATGCGCCCCGACTCCGGCACCGTCACCATCGACGGCGACACCGACTTCCGGGCGATGCGCCGTCGCATCGCCCTGATCGACGCCCCGGATGTGTGCGAGCCGGCCGCCGATGTCACCGTGGCCGGCATCGTGGCCGAGGAGCTCATGTTCGCCGGCCGCCGCTCCAACCCGATCGCGGTGAACCGCGCACTCGGCGAATTCGGCGTCTCCAAGTGGGCCCGCTTCGCGATCGGAACCATCCCGCCCACAGTGCGGATCGGTCTGCTGATCGAACTCGCCCTGCTGCGCAGAGGCGTGGAAGGCCTGGTCATCACGTCGCCCGACCGGCACGGCGGCGACCCGAACGAATGGTGGGACCTGGCGCGCCGCGTCGCCGCCCGCGACATCGCCATCCTCATCGTCGCCGGAGACGCCTCGGCCGCGGCCATCGCGGGCGCCGCCCTCGTCGCCCGCATCGACGAGGTGACGACACCGGACCACGCCGACGACACCTTCGACGAAGACCCGGCCCGAGACGACACCGACGAGGTTCCCGATCAGATCGTGGCGCCGGCCACGTTCGATACCGGAGAGCCCCTGCGCGCCGCTGCCCTGCCGCTCACAGGCCCCGATGGCGCCGATGGCGCCGGCGAACCCGACGGCATCCCGACGTTCCGCAAGCCCGACGCCCAGGAGGGCATCGAATGAAGATCCCGCAGATGATCGCGGCGGAGTTCCGCCGGCTCACCGCCAGCCCGATGTCGATCGTGGCGCTCATCGCCCTGATGTGCGTTCCCGTGCTCTACGGCGGCCTGTACCTCTGGGCCAACCAGAACCCGTACGCGAACCTCAACAAGATCCCCGCGGCCATCGTGGTCGACGACACGGGCGCGACCGTCGACGGCACGACGACGAACTTCGGCGACGAGGTGGCCGACGAACTCATCAAAGACGG contains the following coding sequences:
- a CDS encoding ABC transporter ATP-binding protein, with protein sequence MTSVAPPPVLSAVALTKTYGAAVALAGVDFRVAAGESVAIMGASGSGKTTLLHCLAGIIRPDAGSIDLALASGPVSIVQLSEKERSRLRREAFGFVFQQGFLLPELTAVENVALPLMLGGVARPIAEHDAAGWLAALGLAGFESRRIGQLSGGQAQRVAIARAQVTGASIVFADEPTGALDSHTSAEVMDALIGSTIGRGRSLVVVTHDEGVAARCSRVLQLADGRIVDEAVTA
- a CDS encoding FtsX-like permease family protein, giving the protein MTTLRIAWLLSRRAAADRSTIVLPVVAFAVVTALLLIVSGGAQAFFSWRGDTVFLYQLLAVVALALLVVPLVALGGSAARLSARRRDDRLASLRLLGATPGMVGALTVIESTVTAVVGALAGVVVYFAAVPLVGLIPFRGAPLGAAAVFLHPVLLVLAVLAIAGLAAVSAIVGLRSVIVTPLGVRTKQVAPRMHWVRFAIGAAVVVVTFLAMSALSLADGFGVILAVLALGFGGTVAVLNLVGPWVIRLVASGQAKRAKTVTRLLAARSVLESPKAAWRQVSGVAMTSFMAVFAGVGVALLGFAADRAPADQESLQLYADVRTGVIITVIASFLMVACSVGVNQASAVLDRRELYVSLDRIGMPEETMNAARTRAIMSPLRITAIGSALTAAVVIFPLTGFALLLAPASIAMIVACLAAGILVVWLGLAATRPVLSRVLADRSPSL
- a CDS encoding SDR family NAD(P)-dependent oxidoreductase, which translates into the protein MNWNPAALPSASGKTAVVTGANAGIGYFASEQLARAGAHVVLACRDPERAEAAVSAIRRRVPGASVEAMPLEVTDRASVDEAAAALLDRERVDLLILNAGIVHPPSKRATDAYGNELVLATNVLGHFRLTALALPVLERTTDSRVISLGSLATRLARFPLDDLQLSGSYDAWTAYARSKIALQVFGFELDRRLRQAGSGVSALVAHPGYSTSGRTPGVRGVNQPSRLKRFADNLQSGWTQGKDRGAWPVVRAALDPDAVGGQYFGPRQVTRGAPAVVGATRTTRSARVGARLWPLLEEFSDQPFAVPRPESGSRG
- a CDS encoding GNAT family N-acetyltransferase, with amino-acid sequence MTQKHRTIPADADSARALAETGLRLAVVSPDDDADLDNWIRADFRGFLGEHPKPEVLAESRGYFRDNRNTAVYDDAIPSAEAPVGTLGAWADPLTVPGGARVDAWAISSVTVAPTHRRRGIARALLTGELRTANALGLPLAILTVSESVIYGRWGFGPATFASEWRVDTKRVSWGGAETTGRLSFTEPEAYRETGRAVLDRVMAGRAGEIGLSRYHADRLIGPLKGSVDADKYRLVRYDSPAGEPEGFVSYVVKDTADFVKHTVEVVHLAAATDAALTALWRYLIDLDLVSEVHVSTRGVDEPLPFLVSDVRGAAVAGIEDHLWLRILDVPAALTARTYERDGELVLDITDKLGFASGRYRLSVDDGVARVTPTDDAPDVTLPVASLGSVYLGHDAARGLAVAGRIAGDANALDRLFRTAVPPRLSTWF
- a CDS encoding adenylosuccinate synthase, with translation MPAIVIIGAQWGDEGKGKATDLLGSRIDYVVKFNGGNNAGHTVVVGNEKYALHLLPSGILTEGVTPVIANGVVVDIEVLFEELDALIARGVDVSRLKVSSNAHVITQYHRTIDKVTERFLGKRQIGTTGRGIGPTYADKINRVGIRIQDLFDENILRQKVEGALDQKNHLLVKIYNRRAISVDEVVDDLLRYAERLRPMVVDSSLLLHEALVAGQYVLFEGGQATMLDVDHGTYPFVTSSNSTSGGAATGSGIGPNRIDRVIGIVKAYTTRVGAGPFPTELFDEWGEFLRERGFEFGTTTGRPRRTGWYDAPIARYTARINGVTDFVLTKLDTLTGIERIPVCVAYDVDGVRHDEVPASQSDFHHAVPIYEEFPGWTEDISGCRSFEDLPQNAQDYVLALERLSGARISAIGVGPARDEIISRHDLVD
- a CDS encoding organic hydroperoxide resistance protein, producing MDIAYTAIAHASGGGRDGHVRSEDDLLDLDTRPPKEMGGSGEGTNPEQLFAAGYAACFLSAVHAVGRREKLDTTDAAVSASVGIGPNGEGGFALAVELDVYIPRLGREQAEQLAEAAHLVCPYSNATRGNVPVQLTIVD
- a CDS encoding TetR/AcrR family transcriptional regulator encodes the protein MPTTSTPPPPRAPRRDAAENREAILVAAAAELNEDIDASLEAIANRAGLSRRAIYGHFATRDDLLVAVFTRGAARLAALLEPVSHRDARVEIALFGATLWAEVEHVRVAAELAVRGPYREQVGDALEPARRRLRRTLERGIVAGQVREDIDLGTLSRLVENAAVSVLDEATRTGLSREAGHRLVMLAGLSAAGLGWREADTLIAQAPELAFEEASA
- a CDS encoding chorismate mutase, giving the protein MGQNEDEAEAIARLHSIRQSIDNIDAALVHMLAERFKFTQQVGTLKAEYGLPAADPQREREQVERLRALAEESHLDPAFAEKFLTFIIAEVIHHHERIATESTR